Part of the Sinomonas atrocyanea genome is shown below.
CTCGCGGCGTTCGTGCTCCGCGGGGTCCAGTGCGGCGCCGTCGGCGCCGACGAGGTGCTCGCCTCGACGGGCCTGGGCGAACGCGAGCTCACGCACCTGGCACACCCGCGGCTGGCCGACACACACCCGGCCGCGACCTCGAACTGACCCAAGGAAGGGACACATGGGCAAGTACTACTACCCCGAGGGCGGGCTGCCGCCCCAGACGCACCTGACCACAGAGCGCGCCATCGTCACCGAGGCGTACACGGTCATCCCGAAGGGCGTCCTGACGGACATCGTCACGAGCAACCTCCCCGGCTTCACGAACACGCGCTCGTGGATCATCGCCCGGCCCATCTCCGGGTTCGCCACGACCTTCTCGCAGCTCATCGTGGAGATCGGCCCCGGCGGCGGTGCCCCCAAGGCCGAGTTCGAGGCCGGCGTCGAGGGCGTGGTGTTCGTCGTCAAGGGCACCGTGAACCTCACCCTGGGCGGCGAGGTCCACGAGCTCGGCGAGGGCGGCTACGCGTACCTCGCCGCCGGCGACCCGTGGGGCCTCGAGAACGTGTCCGACGACATCGTCTCGTTCCACTGGGTCCGCAAGGCGTACGAGCGGCTCGAGGGCTACGAGGCCAAGAGCTTCGTGACCTCGGACGCCGAAGTGGCCCCGCGCGAGATGCCGGACGTGGACGGCGTGTGGAAGACCACCCGCTTCGTCGACCCGGACGACCTCGCGCACGACATGCACGTGAACATCGTGACGTTCCAGCCGGGCGGGGTCATCCCGTTCCCCGAGACCCACGTGATGGAGCACGGCCTCTACGTCCTGTCGGGCAAGGCCATGTACCTGCTCAACAACGACTGGGTCGAGGTCGAGGCCGGCGACTTCATGTGGCTGCGCGCCTTCTGCCCCCAGGCCTGCTACGCGGGCGGCCCGGGCGAGTTCCGCTACCTCCTCTACAAGGACGTCAACCGCCAGGTGAAGCTCACCTGACGCGTCCTCCGCGCACGACGGCGGCTCCTCGCCTCCCGTGCGCTGGCCCGCCGGGGCGGGCCCCTCCCGCGCGACGGCGCTGGTCGGCCTGGCACTGAGTCGGCCGGTGCCGTCGTACCCACTCCCGGGCCCCCGGACGCTTCGAGCATCCGGGGGCCCGGTGATGCGTCACCCCTCCCCCACTCCCCGTTTCGGGTACGCATCTCGTCGCCCTTTCGGCCTTCCGGGTACGCATCTCGTCGCCCTTTCGGCGTTCCGGGTACAGCTGCCGCAAGGCGCGCCCTCGGTGAGCCGAGGGAACGGGGGGGGCGAGGAGCGGCGTCGTGTATCCGCCTCGTACCCGAAACGGGGAAAACCGGACGAGATGCGTACCCGAAACGGGCGGGGAGGTGGGCTGGGAGAGGTGGGCGGCTCAGCCGCCCCGGCCCGAGCCCTCGACGACCTCGGAGGCCCCGTCGTCGAGGATGGGCGCGCGCTCGTCGTCGTCCGGGGGCGCATCCTCCTGGTTCTGCGGCCGCCAGCTCAGGTGCACGCAGGCGCCGCCCTCCTCCGCCTCGATGCGCATCACGATGTCCTGCCCGATCAGGTGCTGATGCTCGAGGTAGTCCCGGTCCGTCTGCGCTGCCTCGAGCAGCCGCTTGAGGGCGACCGCCATGGCGCGGCCCCAATCATGCGGATCCTTGCTCGACGCGTGCTCCATTGCTCTGTACGTGGCCATGCCCCCATCTTTCCCTGAGGCGGCCTCTGTTAACCAGAGACCGAAGACTCATCCCCATTTGGTATCCAAAAGAGTTGACCGCGGTCACACCCGCGCCTACACTTTCATTCAGAGAGAATTTATTTCCACCATCTGAAATTGGGTGGATCGATCGAGAGGGACCCGACGATGACCTACACGGTGAACTGCTCCATCCTGCTGACCGAACTGCCCCTGCTCGAGCGCCCTGCCGCCGCGAAGGCCGCCGGCTTCGACGCCGTGGAGTTCTGGTGGCCGTTCAGCGAGGCCGTCCCCGCGGACAAGGACGTCGACGCGTTCGTCGCCGCACTCGACAACGCGGGCGTGGCACTCTCCGGGCTGAACTTCTTCGCCGGCGACATGCCGGCCGGAGACCGCGGCCTCGTCTCGTGGACCGGCCGCTCGGGCGAGTTCAAGGACAACATCGACGTGGTGGCCGGCATCGCCGAGCGCACCGGCACCAAGGCCTTCAACGCGCTCTACGGCAACCGCCTCGACGGCGCCACTGACCAGGAGCAGGACGAGCTCGGCCTGGAGAACCTGGTCGCCGCTGCCGAGGGCGTCGCGAAGGTCGGCGGCACGGTCCTCCTCGAGCCCGTCTCCGGCACCCCGGCCTACCCGCTCAAGACCGCCGCGGACGCCCTCGCCGTGATCGCCAGGACCCAGGACGCCGGCGTCGAGAACGTCAAGCTCCTCGCCGACTTCTACCACCTGGCGGTCAACGGCGACGACGTCGCCGCCGTCATCGAGGAGCACGCCAAGGACTTCGGCCACATCCAGATCGCCGACAACCCCGGCCGCGGCGCCCCCGGCACGGGCGCCCTCCCGCTCGGCGAGTGGATCAGCCGCTCGCGCGAGCTCGGCTACGCCGGCTACATCGGGCTCGAGTACAAGGCGCCCCAGGCCGAGGCCTTCAAGTGGGCCATCCGCCCCGTCGCCTGACCGGTCGCCCCACCCACCAGACTTCAAGGAGAACAGCATGAGCAACGTCGCAGTCATCGGCCTGGGCATCATGGGCCTCCCCATGGCCGTCAACCTCGTCAAGGCCGGCCACGCCGTCACCGGCTACAACCGCAGCGAGGACAAGGTCAACAAGCTCGCCGCCGAGGGCGGCACCGGTGCCAAGAGCATCGCGGAGGCCGTCAAGGACGCCGAGGTCATCATCACGATGGTCCCGGACTCCCCCGACGTCGAGGGCGTCGTCAGCGGCCCCGACGGCGTCTTCGCGAACGCTCCGCAGGGCGCGCTCTGGATCGATGCCTCCTCGATCCGCCCCGACGTCTCCGCCCGCCTCGCCGCCGCGGCCCGCGAGGCAGGCATCCGCCCCCTCGACGCCCCCGTCTCCGGCGGCGAACAGGGTGCGATCGACGGCGTCCTGTCCATCATGGTCGGCGGCGAGAAGGCGGACTTCGACGCCGCACTGCCGATCCTCGAGGCTGTCGGCAAGACCATCGTCCACGTCGGCCCCTCCGGCTCCGGCCAGACCGTCAAGGCCGCGAACCAGCTCATCGTCGCCGTGAACATCCAGGCACTCTCCGAGGCCATCGTGTTCCTCGAGGCCTACGGCGTGGACACCGACGCCGCGCTGAAGGTCCTGGGCGGCGGCCTGGCCGGCTCGAAGGTCCTGGACCAGAAGGGGCAGAAGATGCTGGACCGCAACTTCGACCCCGGATTCCGCCTGGCCCTGCACAACAAGGACCTCGGCATCGTCACCTCCGCGGCCCGCGAGGCCGGCGTCGTGGTGCCGCTCGGCGCGGCGGTCGCCCAGCTCGTCTCGGCCCTCGTGGCCCGCGGCGACGGCGGCCTCGACCACTCGGGCCTGTTCAAGCTCACTGCCGAACTTTCCGGCAAGAGCTGACCGCCGACGGCGACCACTCGCCGTCGTGCGCCCCGCACCAGCGGCGCGTACCCCACAGACAGCCGGCCCCGGGCGCGCAACCTCGGGGCCGGCCCCATTCCCGCCTCTTCCACCCCACTTCACCACCAAGGAGCTTCCGACATGGCAAAGATGCGCACTGTCGACGCGATCGTGGCCATCCTCGAGAAGGAGGGCGCCACCGA
Proteins encoded:
- a CDS encoding hydroxypyruvate isomerase family protein, which encodes MTYTVNCSILLTELPLLERPAAAKAAGFDAVEFWWPFSEAVPADKDVDAFVAALDNAGVALSGLNFFAGDMPAGDRGLVSWTGRSGEFKDNIDVVAGIAERTGTKAFNALYGNRLDGATDQEQDELGLENLVAAAEGVAKVGGTVLLEPVSGTPAYPLKTAADALAVIARTQDAGVENVKLLADFYHLAVNGDDVAAVIEEHAKDFGHIQIADNPGRGAPGTGALPLGEWISRSRELGYAGYIGLEYKAPQAEAFKWAIRPVA
- a CDS encoding bifunctional allantoicase/(S)-ureidoglycine aminohydrolase yields the protein MGKYYYPEGGLPPQTHLTTERAIVTEAYTVIPKGVLTDIVTSNLPGFTNTRSWIIARPISGFATTFSQLIVEIGPGGGAPKAEFEAGVEGVVFVVKGTVNLTLGGEVHELGEGGYAYLAAGDPWGLENVSDDIVSFHWVRKAYERLEGYEAKSFVTSDAEVAPREMPDVDGVWKTTRFVDPDDLAHDMHVNIVTFQPGGVIPFPETHVMEHGLYVLSGKAMYLLNNDWVEVEAGDFMWLRAFCPQACYAGGPGEFRYLLYKDVNRQVKLT